The Fischerella sp. PCC 9605 genome contains a region encoding:
- a CDS encoding ATP-dependent helicase: MPQESHPIEVYPQLPSSLLRENAILSIRNSLRLGQQPMADWHSGPLAVSAVPGAGKSTGMAAAAAIAIARQYQRSASSRSSERRQLVVVTFTRSAVANIKAKIRKYLRDNLSLPQTGFVVHTLHGLALNIASRHPDLSGLQLENVTLITPTQSHRFIRTAVEQWIASHPGRYSRLLEGIQFDGEETERLRRQSVLRTEVLPDLATTVIHEAKSSGISPEDLRHLSEQTTDKYAILSVAAGLYEQYQNLMRSREFIDYDDMILAALRVLANPSARRIEQNQVFAVFEDEAQDSSPLQTKLLEILATDPEEGEGEGERGGGGEISSSKIHRSDSGFPQGNPKSKINLVRVGDPNQAINSTFTPADPIYFRQFCEECNTQQRLATMDQAGRSTKIIIDAANFVLGWVNSYSSLVISHPSSVNNKGQMTNDKGLLPFRPQTIRLVDPDDPQPDANPQPVGRGLEIYTPRDIHHTVELLSQRIVQLFAQDPTSVSAAILVRENRQGRWLAEALTSTCKEHKILLYDVGERDRHSHVPQEILALLQFCDRPHSPDYLKAALEVFVERQLIPTQDLNALASVPEEFLYPGPLSTPQPEPVQKAAHICRSLLRARMELPLYQLISFLALALNYDQAELATADKLAERVNLQMAGNTAMANMLGVLSEIVSSERFEPVETEDLEARYTRRGQLTIITMHKAKGLDWDYVFLPFLHESLIPGRFWVPPQSQFLGDFTLSEVARAQIRAALHGQSSLPDVTQAWEQAKYLKTAEEYRLLYVAMTRAKRLLWMSAAQKAPFTWSKPENLQSSAPCPVFPALKRQFPECVL, translated from the coding sequence GTGCCTCAAGAATCTCATCCAATAGAAGTCTATCCTCAGTTACCTTCGTCTTTGCTTAGAGAAAATGCTATTTTGAGCATCCGTAATAGCCTGCGTCTTGGACAGCAACCAATGGCTGATTGGCATTCGGGGCCATTGGCTGTTTCTGCTGTTCCTGGTGCTGGTAAATCTACGGGAATGGCAGCGGCGGCAGCTATTGCGATCGCTCGTCAGTATCAGCGTTCAGCTTCTTCGCGTTCGTCTGAACGCCGGCAGTTGGTGGTTGTGACGTTTACTCGTTCTGCTGTTGCCAATATCAAAGCTAAAATCCGCAAATATTTGCGTGACAATTTATCCTTACCTCAGACTGGTTTCGTTGTGCATACGCTGCACGGTTTGGCTTTAAACATTGCCAGTCGCCATCCCGATTTATCGGGTTTGCAGTTAGAAAATGTCACATTAATTACCCCTACTCAAAGTCACCGCTTCATTCGTACTGCTGTAGAACAATGGATTGCTAGCCATCCAGGACGTTATTCTCGCTTGCTAGAAGGTATCCAATTTGACGGAGAAGAAACAGAAAGGTTGCGTCGTCAGTCAGTATTGCGAACTGAAGTATTACCAGACTTGGCAACTACCGTGATTCATGAGGCAAAAAGTTCTGGGATATCACCGGAAGATTTGCGACACTTAAGTGAACAAACCACCGATAAATATGCAATCTTAAGCGTTGCAGCTGGGTTATACGAGCAATATCAAAATTTGATGCGATCGCGTGAATTTATTGACTACGATGACATGATTTTAGCCGCCCTGCGAGTTCTGGCAAACCCCAGCGCCCGCAGAATTGAGCAAAACCAAGTTTTCGCAGTTTTTGAAGACGAAGCCCAAGATTCTAGCCCACTACAAACCAAACTACTAGAAATTCTCGCCACCGACCCAGAAGAAGGAGAGGGGGAGGGGGAGAGAGGAGGAGGGGGGGAAATTTCCTCATCTAAAATCCATAGAAGCGACAGCGGCTTTCCGCAGGGTAATCCAAAATCCAAAATCAACCTAGTGCGCGTTGGCGATCCCAACCAAGCGATTAACTCCACCTTTACTCCAGCAGACCCGATCTATTTCCGCCAGTTTTGCGAAGAATGCAACACTCAACAACGACTGGCAACAATGGATCAAGCCGGTCGCAGTACCAAAATTATCATTGATGCTGCCAATTTTGTTCTCGGGTGGGTGAATAGCTATTCGTCATTAGTCATTAGTCATCCGTCATCTGTAAATAACAAAGGACAAATGACTAATGACAAAGGACTATTACCGTTTCGTCCTCAAACAATTCGCCTTGTTGACCCCGACGATCCCCAACCCGATGCTAATCCGCAACCAGTGGGAAGAGGACTGGAAATTTACACACCACGTGACATTCATCACACAGTTGAATTGCTATCCCAGAGGATTGTCCAGTTATTTGCTCAAGATCCAACTAGTGTCAGTGCAGCGATTTTAGTCAGGGAGAACCGCCAAGGAAGGTGGTTGGCAGAAGCGCTGACATCAACATGCAAAGAGCATAAAATTTTACTTTATGATGTGGGAGAACGCGATCGCCACTCCCATGTACCCCAGGAAATTTTGGCATTGCTGCAATTTTGCGATCGCCCTCATTCCCCTGACTATTTGAAAGCTGCCCTAGAAGTGTTTGTAGAGCGTCAGTTAATTCCTACTCAAGACCTCAACGCCCTCGCTTCTGTACCAGAAGAATTTTTGTATCCCGGTCCTTTGTCTACACCCCAGCCAGAACCAGTGCAAAAAGCCGCACACATATGTCGAAGTTTACTTCGCGCTCGGATGGAATTGCCTTTGTATCAGCTAATTTCCTTCCTGGCTCTAGCATTAAATTACGACCAAGCAGAACTGGCAACCGCTGACAAACTTGCAGAAAGAGTAAACTTGCAGATGGCTGGTAATACCGCGATGGCAAACATGCTGGGCGTACTCAGTGAAATTGTCAGCTCTGAAAGATTTGAACCTGTAGAAACAGAAGACTTAGAAGCCCGTTATACCCGTCGCGGTCAGCTGACAATTATCACCATGCACAAAGCCAAAGGGTTAGACTGGGATTACGTATTTCTCCCCTTTCTTCATGAAAGCTTGATACCTGGTAGGTTTTGGGTTCCTCCCCAAAGTCAGTTTTTGGGCGATTTTACTTTATCAGAAGTTGCTCGCGCTCAAATTCGCGCCGCTCTCCACGGTCAATCGAGTTTACCGGATGTTACCCAAGCTTGGGAACAAGCAAAATACTTGAAAACCGCTGAGGAGTATCGTTTGCTTTACGTCGCTATGACACGGGCAAAACGCCTATTGTGGATGTCTGCTGCCCAAAAAGCACCCTTTACTTGGAGTAAACCAGAGAATTTACAATCTTCAGCACCGTGTCCGGTATTTCCAGCATTGAAGCGGCAGTTTCCTGAATGTGTGCTGTAG
- the hoxE gene encoding bidirectional hydrogenase complex protein HoxE codes for MKSSRPLSLSHPSGDKRFKMLDATMKRHQYQQDALIEILHKAQELFGFLENDLLLYIAHSLKLPPSRVYGVATFYHLFSLAPKGKHTCVVCTGTACYVKGAPEILANLEKSSHIHAGETTPDGQVSVLTARCLGACSLAPAVVFDGTVCGYQTPESVQEHIQGWLQE; via the coding sequence ATGAAATCCTCTCGCCCTCTCTCACTCTCTCATCCTAGTGGTGATAAACGCTTTAAGATGCTGGACGCGACGATGAAGCGTCATCAGTATCAGCAAGATGCTCTGATTGAAATTCTACATAAGGCGCAAGAACTATTTGGCTTCTTAGAGAACGATTTATTACTTTACATTGCCCACAGTCTGAAACTGCCACCCAGCCGGGTTTATGGTGTGGCTACTTTCTATCATTTGTTTTCACTCGCACCCAAGGGCAAGCATACCTGTGTGGTGTGTACGGGTACGGCTTGTTACGTCAAAGGTGCTCCGGAAATTTTGGCAAATCTGGAAAAGTCTTCCCACATTCACGCTGGAGAAACAACACCAGATGGTCAAGTATCAGTTTTAACAGCGCGATGTTTGGGTGCTTGTAGTCTTGCACCTGCTGTGGTTTTTGATGGCACAGTGTGTGGTTATCAAACCCCTGAGTCAGTCCAAGAACACATTCAAGGATGGTTGCAGGAGTAG
- a CDS encoding universal stress protein: MFKKILVALDRSEMSKQVFEQGLALAKMTGASLMLLHVLSVEEEGSPYVPMFSSFDYYSGMSEQAFELYQQQLETWKNQGVEILQHLSAQANTTGVNTEFRQILGSPGRVICDLAGNWGADLIVIGRRGHSGLTELFLGSVSNYVLHHTPCSVHVVHLAVSAKDGETVKETTSASTSS, encoded by the coding sequence ATGTTTAAAAAGATTTTAGTTGCGTTGGATCGCTCGGAAATGAGCAAGCAGGTTTTTGAACAAGGGTTGGCTTTGGCGAAGATGACTGGAGCTAGCTTAATGCTACTGCACGTTTTATCTGTGGAAGAAGAGGGCAGTCCCTATGTGCCGATGTTTTCCAGTTTTGACTACTATTCAGGGATGTCGGAGCAAGCCTTCGAGCTTTATCAACAGCAGTTAGAAACGTGGAAAAATCAAGGTGTAGAGATATTGCAACATTTGAGCGCTCAAGCAAATACAACAGGTGTCAATACTGAATTTAGACAAATCCTTGGCAGTCCTGGTCGAGTGATTTGTGACTTAGCTGGTAATTGGGGTGCTGACCTAATTGTTATTGGGCGTCGAGGTCACTCTGGTCTGACAGAATTATTCCTTGGCAGTGTCAGTAACTACGTCCTTCACCATACTCCCTGTTCGGTTCATGTTGTGCATCTTGCCGTTAGTGCCAAAGATGGTGAAACGGTAAAAGAAACTACAAGTGCTTCCACCTCTAGTTAA
- a CDS encoding glycosyltransferase family 39 protein: MTNRRFSLHYLSLTGIIAVGAMLRFANLDLKPLWMDEVITAIFSLGKQYSDVPLDVVFPLEQLQDIFTYQPRVSCSQIAHTIANQSTHPPLFFCLMHTWLGWLSLLGKDWVMKLRSLPALFGVSAIAAIYYVNRLAFSKAAGLTAAMLMAISPFAVYLSQEARHYTLPMLLITLSLLGLVQIQQDIFQRQKLRIWVWLAWTITNIIGLYIHYFFVLAFIAEVGTLFVLMYYSTILSKNNKLEIKTQSTEEFSSIDCEQISSPIILKPRQIWLALIISISAVAFSFLPWLPVLVSNYERPETDWLDPPYHIAPFYQTLINWVLMVIALPVEKQSLFIKVISVLLMLFFAIWVGWLVYKKLKQMWCKQTTHLSTITLLSFLSIILLEFFFIAYLLQKDITTVPRYNFVYYPSFCALISASLTKFKNTSQETTLSVSTKLKIPYACLQNYQLSTILIVGFISSIFVIYNLVFLKPYEPEKVAQNMNQDPSIPLMVVVGYKNYQDVALGLSFALALEKVRSEKVGEWESGEKNQISNSQFPISNSQLPSSDFAFFKQAPDFGSVWQKLSQLPPPTTNQLNLWVVAPGLKRRDYPQKLAFSQTTTCTKDMAQHYRVGIPYQLYRCGGRVEETTNH; encoded by the coding sequence ATGACTAATCGCAGATTTTCTCTACATTATCTGAGCTTAACTGGGATCATCGCAGTTGGTGCTATGCTGCGCTTTGCCAATTTGGACTTAAAACCGCTGTGGATGGATGAGGTAATTACTGCCATTTTCAGTTTAGGTAAACAATACAGTGACGTGCCTCTAGACGTAGTTTTTCCCCTAGAGCAATTGCAGGATATTTTTACTTACCAGCCTAGGGTGAGTTGTTCTCAAATTGCCCACACCATAGCTAACCAGTCTACTCATCCACCACTGTTTTTTTGCTTGATGCACACTTGGTTGGGGTGGCTAAGTCTTTTGGGAAAAGATTGGGTGATGAAATTGCGATCGCTACCTGCCTTATTTGGTGTAAGTGCGATCGCGGCTATCTACTATGTCAATCGTCTTGCTTTCTCAAAGGCGGCGGGGCTAACCGCTGCTATGTTAATGGCAATCTCGCCTTTTGCTGTTTACCTTTCTCAAGAAGCTAGGCACTACACCTTACCCATGCTGCTAATAACTTTATCTTTATTGGGATTGGTGCAAATCCAGCAAGATATTTTTCAGCGGCAAAAGCTAAGAATTTGGGTTTGGCTAGCATGGACAATTACTAATATTATCGGTCTTTATATTCACTACTTTTTTGTTCTTGCCTTCATTGCTGAAGTTGGAACATTATTTGTTTTGATGTACTATTCAACCATTTTGAGTAAAAACAATAAATTAGAAATTAAAACGCAGAGCACAGAAGAATTTTCATCTATTGATTGTGAGCAAATTTCATCGCCAATTATATTAAAGCCACGTCAAATATGGCTGGCATTAATTATATCTATCAGTGCAGTTGCCTTCAGCTTCTTGCCTTGGCTACCAGTGCTAGTAAGTAATTACGAGCGTCCAGAAACTGACTGGCTTGATCCTCCTTATCACATTGCCCCATTTTATCAAACTTTAATCAACTGGGTATTAATGGTAATTGCTCTACCTGTAGAAAAGCAGTCACTATTTATTAAAGTTATATCTGTTTTATTAATGCTTTTTTTTGCTATTTGGGTTGGTTGGCTAGTCTACAAAAAACTAAAACAAATGTGGTGTAAGCAAACAACTCATCTGAGTACAATCACACTTTTAAGTTTCTTAAGTATTATTTTATTAGAATTTTTTTTCATTGCCTATTTGTTACAAAAAGACATTACTACAGTCCCACGCTATAACTTCGTCTACTATCCTAGCTTCTGCGCGCTCATCAGTGCCAGCCTGACAAAATTTAAAAATACCTCCCAAGAAACCACTCTATCAGTTTCTACAAAACTAAAAATACCTTACGCATGTCTACAAAATTATCAACTCTCTACTATCTTAATCGTTGGCTTTATTAGTAGTATTTTTGTTATTTATAATTTGGTTTTTCTAAAACCATATGAGCCGGAAAAAGTTGCTCAAAATATGAACCAAGACCCCTCTATACCACTAATGGTTGTAGTGGGATATAAAAATTATCAGGATGTAGCATTGGGCTTGAGTTTTGCTCTGGCACTGGAAAAAGTTAGAAGTGAGAAAGTAGGAGAGTGGGAGAGTGGAGAAAAAAACCAAATTTCCAATTCCCAATTCCCAATTTCCAATTCCCAACTTCCATCTTCTGATTTTGCATTTTTCAAGCAAGCACCTGATTTTGGCTCTGTTTGGCAAAAACTTTCTCAATTGCCTCCGCCCACAACAAATCAATTAAATTTATGGGTTGT